In the genome of Nitrospirota bacterium, one region contains:
- a CDS encoding TusE/DsrC/DsvC family sulfur relay protein yields the protein MATVDVKGKTIEVDEDGFLANLDDWNMDVANYFAQVEGIEMSDQHWEVVNFLREYYKQYQIAPMIKILVKEIGKKLGADKGNTKYLYELYPGGPAKQACKIAGLPKPTGCV from the coding sequence ATGGCAACAGTTGACGTAAAAGGAAAGACGATCGAAGTGGATGAAGATGGATTTTTAGCGAACCTGGATGACTGGAATATGGATGTGGCGAATTACTTCGCGCAGGTCGAGGGCATCGAAATGAGCGACCAGCACTGGGAAGTCGTGAATTTCCTCCGCGAATACTACAAGCAGTATCAGATTGCGCCGATGATCAAGATCCTGGTCAAGGAGATCGGCAAGAAGCTCGGGGCCGATAAAGGCAATACCAAGTATCTCTATGAACTGTATCCGGGCGGCCCGGCAAAGCAGGCATGCAAGATCGCCGGTCTGCCGAAGCCGACGGGCTGCGTGTAG
- a CDS encoding 4Fe-4S binding protein yields MYMVTIDTNKCDGDGTCVNVCPQSVFKLDSGKADPANMSECINCLTCVENCPQQAITVAEI; encoded by the coding sequence ATGTATATGGTAACAATCGACACTAACAAGTGCGACGGCGACGGCACCTGCGTGAATGTATGTCCGCAATCCGTGTTCAAGCTTGATAGCGGAAAAGCAGATCCGGCAAACATGTCCGAGTGCATAAACTGCCTGACCTGCGTGGAGAACTGCCCGCAGCAGGCAATTACGGTTGCCGAGATCTAA